In a single window of the Natronorubrum halophilum genome:
- a CDS encoding NOP5/NOP56 family protein has product MDEHTAVEGGWFVDVEPGAADAASDAITDGTAETPRDWPRRAVEAGYAETTEAYYDRLHEATTRATRREVAKREGADDRQLVHAVRAMDDCTRTANELAERLAEWAGTVDPDAGTGVDYARELATRERAPEPGREAIVSLAERVTGLADEADALREYVERQTPTVAPNLAALADPVLAARLISLAGGLEDLAKKPSGTVQVLGAEDALFAHLRGHAPSPKHGVIFTHSAVRGTHPDDRGSAARALAGKLAIAARVDHYSGERKPELEAELAERIETIQARTTNGDSEDASVDSDGGDADE; this is encoded by the coding sequence ATGGATGAACACACCGCTGTCGAGGGAGGCTGGTTCGTCGACGTCGAACCGGGGGCGGCCGACGCCGCCAGTGACGCGATCACCGACGGCACGGCCGAGACGCCGCGAGACTGGCCCCGGCGAGCAGTCGAAGCCGGTTACGCTGAAACAACGGAGGCGTATTACGACCGACTCCACGAGGCGACGACGCGCGCGACGCGGCGCGAAGTTGCCAAACGGGAGGGGGCCGACGATCGCCAACTCGTCCACGCGGTGCGGGCGATGGACGACTGCACTCGGACGGCAAACGAACTCGCCGAACGACTCGCCGAGTGGGCCGGCACCGTCGACCCCGACGCCGGAACCGGCGTCGACTACGCCCGTGAACTGGCGACTCGAGAGCGAGCCCCGGAGCCCGGTCGGGAAGCGATCGTCTCGCTCGCCGAGCGCGTGACGGGGCTCGCGGACGAGGCCGACGCGCTGCGGGAGTACGTCGAACGGCAGACGCCGACCGTCGCGCCGAACCTCGCCGCGCTCGCCGACCCCGTCCTCGCGGCGCGGCTGATCTCGCTCGCCGGCGGTCTCGAGGACTTAGCAAAGAAACCGAGCGGCACGGTGCAGGTTCTCGGCGCGGAAGACGCCCTGTTCGCGCACCTGCGCGGTCACGCGCCGTCGCCGAAACACGGGGTCATCTTCACGCACAGCGCGGTCCGCGGAACCCATCCCGACGACCGGGGCTCGGCGGCGCGCGCACTCGCCGGAAAACTCGCCATCGCCGCCCGCGTCGACCACTACTCGGGCGAGCGCAAGCCCGAACTCGAGGCGGAACTCGCGGAGCGGATCGAGACGATTCAGGCGCGGACCACGAACGGCGATAGCGAGGATGCGTCCGTCGATAGCGACGGGGGTGACGCCGATGAGTAA